One bacterium genomic region harbors:
- a CDS encoding tetratricopeptide repeat protein: MSRCHRCLAAIERIKGNRKEAQVHLQQALEIARKVGMPELEIEALLELSRLWLDMKRYKEAIQDAN, encoded by the coding sequence ATCTCAAGATGTCACCGCTGCTTAGCTGCCATTGAAAGGATAAAGGGAAACCGAAAGGAAGCTCAGGTCCATCTTCAGCAGGCACTTGAGATTGCCAGAAAGGTTGGCATGCCAGAGCTTGAAATAGAAGCCTTGCTTGAGTTGAGCAGGTTATGGCTGGATATGAAGAGATATAAAGAAGCTATCCAAGATGCAAACTAA